In the genome of Mycobacterium kansasii ATCC 12478, one region contains:
- a CDS encoding radical SAM protein gives MSLTHRCNLRCSYCMPADGLDRMADSDRLTDGEVVRLVGIVVARLGIREVRFTGGEPLLRRGLESTVAQVARLRPRPRISLTTNGIGLHRRTAQLAAAAVNRVSLLRFAGLSRCAATCASAADHRDLGPGTHNPVSA, from the coding sequence ATGTCGCTGACCCACCGGTGCAACCTTCGCTGCTCGTATTGCATGCCCGCCGACGGCCTTGACCGGATGGCCGATTCCGACCGGCTCACCGATGGCGAAGTCGTGCGCCTGGTTGGCATCGTGGTAGCTCGGCTTGGGATCCGCGAAGTCCGATTCACCGGCGGTGAGCCCCTGCTGCGCCGCGGCTTGGAGTCCACCGTTGCTCAGGTCGCACGATTGCGCCCCAGACCGCGGATCTCGTTGACCACCAACGGTATCGGGCTGCACCGGCGTACCGCCCAACTGGCTGCCGCCGCTGTGAACCGGGTCTCGCTGTTGCGTTTTGCGGGGTTGTCACGCTGTGCGGCCACCTGTGCGTCCGCCGCCGATCATCGCGACCTGGGACCGGGCACGCACAACCCTGTCAGTGCATGA
- a CDS encoding amidohydrolase family protein: MDRYTVISADCHAGADLLDYREYLDPQYREEFDGWAPTFVNPFGDLTEPDAERNWNSDRRNSELDEDGIAGEVLFPNTVPPFFPQGSLAAPPPQTARELELRWAGLRAHNRWLADFCSLSPERRAGVGQILLGDLYEAVTEVAQIAKLGLRGGVLLPGVVPGTGIPALYAEHWEPLWAACEDTGVVVNHHGGNAGPTPTDGWGSSFAVWVYETHWWSHRALWHLIFSGALDRHPDLTVVFTEQSTGWISATLDSLDVAAVRFGRANSAIARFAGPTAGSLPLKPSQYWARQCYAGASFLRPVECAQRHRIGVDRIMWASDYPHLEGTAPYSREALRHTFSDVPADEVAAMVGGNAAAVYRFDLEALAPLADRIGPTVAEVAEPLAAVPADATSTAFEPEPIRAW, encoded by the coding sequence ATGGACCGATACACCGTCATTTCGGCCGACTGCCACGCCGGCGCCGACCTACTCGACTACCGCGAGTACCTCGATCCGCAATACCGGGAGGAATTTGACGGCTGGGCGCCGACGTTCGTGAACCCGTTCGGCGACCTCACCGAGCCCGACGCCGAGCGCAACTGGAACAGCGATCGGCGCAACAGCGAACTGGATGAGGACGGCATCGCGGGGGAAGTCCTTTTTCCCAATACGGTGCCGCCGTTCTTTCCCCAGGGCAGTCTGGCCGCCCCGCCACCGCAGACCGCCCGGGAACTCGAACTGCGCTGGGCCGGCCTGCGCGCGCACAATCGCTGGCTGGCCGACTTCTGCTCCCTGTCGCCCGAGCGGCGCGCCGGAGTGGGCCAGATCCTGCTCGGGGACCTCTACGAGGCCGTCACCGAGGTGGCCCAGATCGCCAAGCTCGGGCTGCGCGGCGGCGTGCTGCTGCCCGGGGTTGTCCCGGGTACCGGCATTCCCGCGCTTTATGCCGAACACTGGGAGCCGCTCTGGGCGGCGTGCGAGGACACGGGCGTGGTGGTCAACCACCACGGCGGCAACGCCGGACCGACCCCGACCGACGGGTGGGGTAGCTCGTTCGCGGTGTGGGTGTACGAGACACATTGGTGGTCGCACCGGGCGCTGTGGCACCTGATCTTCAGCGGTGCACTCGATCGCCATCCGGACCTCACCGTGGTCTTCACCGAGCAGAGCACCGGATGGATATCGGCGACCCTCGATTCGCTCGACGTGGCAGCGGTCCGCTTCGGGCGAGCCAACTCGGCGATCGCCCGCTTCGCCGGCCCCACCGCGGGCTCGCTGCCCTTGAAACCGAGCCAGTACTGGGCCCGCCAGTGTTACGCCGGTGCCAGCTTCCTGCGCCCGGTCGAGTGTGCCCAGCGCCACCGAATCGGAGTCGACCGGATCATGTGGGCAAGCGACTACCCGCACTTGGAGGGGACCGCTCCCTACAGCCGCGAGGCGCTGCGCCACACCTTCAGCGACGTCCCGGCCGACGAGGTGGCGGCCATGGTGGGGGGGAACGCGGCCGCCGTCTACCGCTTCGACCTCGAGGCCCTCGCACCGCTGGCCGACCGAATCGGACCGACCGTGGCCGAAGTCGCCGAGCCGCTGGCGGCCGTGCCCGCCGACGCGACCAGCACCGCCTTCGAGCCTGAGCCCATCCGTGCCTGGTAG
- a CDS encoding PE family protein — MSFLITTPELLTAAGEELAAIGSAIDAANAGATAATTRIAAAGTDEVSRAVAAVFAAHAQSCQAVSVRAAAFHYRFVASLFAGTESYVATEAASAMQNLLNVVNAPTQALLGRPLVGDGVNGASGTGQDGGPGGILIGNGGSGGSGAPGKPGGNGGSAGLIGHGGNGGVGGNSSNGGAGAGGNGGNGGLLYGNGGSGGAGGAGGIGTFAGGPGGIGGNAGLFGDGGAGGPGGIGGTGAAGVDPPRDPPPKPPDGTTNPLYGTGFDGSAGLNGTAEGQAGGEGGTGGDGGTIFNGARSEGRLGGDGGPGGTGHDGGVPGGGGGAGGAGGAGGHGGLLIGNGGSGGSGGTGGSGGTGASGGAGGSGGIGGNGGPGENTGFGGDGGDGGSAGMGAPGGAGGAGGAGGAGGNAGLIGNGGNGGIAGAGGAGGAGGAGGTGGGGSIGGRSPHAEFFGGGGGDGGRGSTGGAGGVGGSAGAGGDGGSGGKGGLLIGNGGHGGSGGAGGGGGGGRGGDGGGGGGGGAGGSSDNRAPGRAGTGGDGGDGGKGGNGGDGGAGGHGGAGGTAGMFGQLGRPGDGGVGGAGGFGAGGIGGLPGQGGLDGSGGHGAAGQLGSPGKDGTPGRPGPPG; from the coding sequence ATGTCGTTTCTGATCACAACACCGGAACTGCTGACAGCAGCAGGTGAGGAGCTCGCAGCCATCGGCTCAGCGATCGACGCCGCCAATGCCGGCGCAACGGCGGCAACAACGCGCATAGCCGCGGCGGGTACCGACGAGGTCTCGAGGGCTGTTGCGGCGGTCTTCGCCGCGCATGCCCAGTCATGTCAAGCGGTTAGCGTCCGCGCGGCGGCCTTTCACTACCGATTCGTTGCCAGCCTCTTTGCCGGCACAGAGTCATATGTGGCCACCGAAGCTGCTAGCGCAATGCAGAATTTGCTCAATGTGGTCAACGCACCCACCCAAGCGTTGTTGGGGCGCCCTCTTGTAGGAGACGGCGTTAACGGTGCCTCGGGCACCGGGCAAGACGGCGGGCCCGGAGGAATCTTGATCGGCAACGGCGGGTCCGGCGGGTCCGGCGCCCCAGGCAAACCCGGAGGCAACGGCGGGTCCGCCGGGCTGATCGGTCATGGCGGCAACGGCGGCGTCGGTGGGAACTCATCGAATGGCGGGGCTGGTGCCGGCGGCAATGGCGGCAACGGCGGGCTGCTGTACGGAAACGGCGGATCAGGCGGTGCCGGCGGGGCAGGTGGCATTGGCACCTTCGCCGGCGGGCCCGGCGGAATTGGCGGTAACGCTGGGTTGTTCGGCGACGGCGGGGCTGGCGGGCCCGGCGGCATTGGAGGTACCGGAGCCGCCGGGGTCGACCCGCCGCGTGACCCTCCACCGAAACCCCCAGACGGCACCACCAATCCTCTCTACGGCACCGGATTCGACGGGAGCGCCGGCTTGAACGGCACCGCGGAAGGACAGGCCGGCGGGGAAGGAGGCACGGGCGGCGACGGCGGAACGATATTTAACGGAGCGAGAAGTGAAGGTCGACTGGGTGGCGACGGCGGGCCCGGCGGCACCGGTCATGACGGTGGTGTCCCAGGCGGCGGTGGCGGTGCCGGCGGTGCCGGCGGCGCCGGTGGTCATGGCGGGCTACTCATCGGCAACGGCGGTAGCGGCGGCAGCGGCGGCACGGGCGGCAGCGGTGGCACCGGCGCTTCCGGCGGCGCCGGCGGCAGCGGCGGCATCGGTGGCAACGGCGGCCCAGGTGAAAACACGGGTTTCGGCGGTGATGGCGGCGATGGAGGTAGCGCTGGCATGGGCGCCCCCGGCGGAGCGGGCGGTGCAGGCGGTGCTGGCGGCGCCGGCGGCAATGCGGGACTCATCGGCAACGGCGGCAATGGGGGGATCGCCGGTGCCGGCGGTGCCGGCGGCGCCGGTGGTGCGGGCGGCACTGGCGGTGGCGGAAGTATCGGTGGCCGCAGCCCCCATGCCGAATTTTTTGGCGGTGGCGGCGGGGACGGTGGGCGGGGTAGCACAGGTGGTGCGGGCGGGGTCGGCGGCAGCGCCGGCGCCGGCGGCGACGGCGGCAGCGGAGGAAAGGGCGGGCTTCTCATCGGAAATGGCGGCCACGGGGGCAGCGGTGGCGCCGGAGGAGGGGGTGGCGGGGGCCGAGGCGGCGACGGTGGCGGCGGCGGGGGTGGCGGCGCGGGCGGCAGCTCTGACAATCGTGCTCCAGGACGAGCTGGTACCGGCGGTGACGGCGGTGACGGTGGCAAAGGGGGAAACGGCGGTGATGGTGGGGCAGGCGGACACGGTGGCGCAGGCGGCACCGCCGGGATGTTCGGCCAACTCGGTCGTCCCGGCGACGGCGGAGTGGGTGGAGCCGGGGGCTTCGGCGCCGGCGGGATAGGCGGTCTACCCGGACAAGGCGGTCTTGACGGCAGCGGCGGACATGGCGCAGCCGGCCAACTGGGATCCCCGGGCAAAGACGGTACCCCTGGGCGACCCGGACCACCCGGCTGA
- a CDS encoding PE family protein, protein MSYVIATAELLAAAAADVMGIGSSLDAANSAAAVPITRVFAAAGDEVSAAIAALFSSHGQAYQSVSAQVAAFQTQFVRALTNAGASYASAEAANVSPLQALEEGLLGVINAPTNLLLSRPLIGNGTNGTPGTGENGGSGGILWGNGGNGGSGVAGGAGGAGGAAGLVGAGGIGGAGGVGGGAGGAGGTGGWLWGNGGAGGAGGAGVNGGAGVNGGAGGSGGSALLFGNGGAGGVGGAGAPGAAGTAGAPGTSTSVGGTGGPGGDGGNAGMGGAGGNGGFIYGSGGAGGPGGVGGSGGVGGAGGAGWDADAVGATGGNGGNSGSGGHGGSGGMGGTGGHGSFLFGAAGASCNGGAGGAGGNPGAPGNGGIGGIGNATTDGGTGGNGGDPGSFGVGGTGGVAGGQGATAGANGAVGAIVPGNGGNGGTGGHGYDADSDPSARFGASGGKGGTGGNGGSYGNGGTGGAGGNSALGGGAGGDGGTGGKSGLFGGTGGTGGTGGNATGAGSGGNGGTGGASQHEGPGDAIGGIGGKGGIGYSGGGNGGTGGAAINNGTGDAIGGAGGAGGIAQMSGGSSGSGGGGGIAINNGSGNAVGGAGANGTSGGNNAAGGNGGSGGSASITHVAATGTATGGNGGAGGSGAVGGGHGGIGGSASSASATGDAIGGTGGDGGRGFGIGKGGFGGGGGSAGLTNAGAAGSATGGEGGAGGNGTIGGTGGSGGDGSTNGTGFGIGGTGGDGGDSFTPSAKGGNGGNGGDAHAPDPDNATVGAGGVGGAGGPEGSPGATGSKGTVF, encoded by the coding sequence ATGTCGTATGTGATCGCAACAGCGGAGCTACTGGCGGCGGCGGCAGCGGATGTGATGGGCATCGGCTCGTCGTTGGATGCCGCAAACAGCGCTGCGGCCGTGCCGATTACCAGGGTGTTCGCCGCCGCTGGAGATGAGGTGTCAGCGGCGATCGCTGCGCTGTTTTCCAGCCACGGCCAGGCTTATCAGTCGGTGAGCGCGCAGGTGGCGGCGTTCCAAACGCAGTTCGTGCGGGCATTGACCAATGCTGGGGCCTCGTATGCAAGCGCCGAGGCGGCCAATGTGTCGCCGTTGCAGGCCCTCGAAGAGGGGCTGCTGGGTGTCATCAATGCGCCCACCAACCTGCTGTTGAGCCGTCCGCTGATCGGGAACGGCACCAACGGCACCCCCGGGACCGGGGAAAACGGCGGGTCTGGCGGGATCCTATGGGGCAACGGTGGCAATGGCGGATCGGGCGTAGCCGGCGGGGCCGGCGGGGCCGGCGGCGCCGCGGGGCTGGTTGGTGCGGGCGGGATCGGCGGCGCCGGAGGGGTCGGCGGCGGCGCCGGCGGTGCCGGCGGCACGGGCGGATGGCTATGGGGCAATGGCGGTGCCGGCGGTGCCGGCGGTGCCGGCGTCAATGGAGGGGCCGGCGTCAATGGAGGGGCCGGCGGTTCGGGCGGCAGTGCACTGTTGTTCGGCAACGGCGGCGCCGGCGGCGTGGGCGGGGCTGGGGCACCGGGCGCAGCTGGCACCGCGGGCGCTCCGGGCACCTCGACGTCTGTCGGCGGTACTGGCGGCCCGGGCGGTGACGGCGGCAACGCGGGTATGGGCGGAGCCGGCGGCAACGGCGGCTTCATATACGGCTCGGGCGGTGCTGGCGGCCCGGGCGGCGTAGGCGGGTCCGGCGGGGTCGGTGGGGCTGGTGGCGCCGGTTGGGATGCGGACGCAGTCGGGGCAACGGGCGGCAACGGCGGCAACAGCGGCAGCGGCGGCCACGGCGGCAGCGGTGGCATGGGTGGAACCGGCGGGCACGGCTCGTTCCTATTCGGCGCGGCAGGCGCGAGTTGCAACGGCGGGGCTGGCGGCGCCGGCGGCAACCCCGGAGCACCAGGAAATGGCGGTATCGGCGGCATCGGCAACGCCACCACTGACGGGGGAACCGGCGGCAACGGTGGCGATCCCGGCAGCTTTGGCGTCGGCGGCACCGGCGGTGTGGCCGGTGGCCAAGGGGCCACCGCCGGCGCTAACGGCGCGGTTGGCGCCATCGTCCCCGGCAACGGCGGCAACGGCGGCACCGGTGGCCACGGCTACGACGCTGACAGCGACCCCTCGGCGCGATTCGGTGCATCCGGGGGCAAGGGCGGGACCGGAGGTAACGGCGGTAGCTACGGCAACGGCGGCACCGGCGGAGCCGGTGGCAACTCCGCGCTCGGCGGTGGGGCCGGCGGCGACGGCGGGACCGGCGGCAAGAGCGGTTTGTTTGGCGGTACCGGCGGTACCGGTGGTACCGGCGGGAACGCCACCGGTGCTGGCAGCGGCGGGAACGGGGGCACCGGCGGGGCCAGCCAACACGAAGGACCCGGTGACGCGATCGGCGGCATCGGCGGTAAGGGCGGCATCGGGTACTCGGGCGGCGGAAACGGCGGCACCGGCGGTGCAGCGATCAACAACGGAACCGGAGACGCAATCGGAGGTGCCGGAGGGGCCGGCGGCATCGCCCAGATGAGCGGGGGAAGCAGCGGAAGCGGCGGGGGCGGCGGGATCGCGATCAACAACGGAAGTGGAAACGCCGTTGGCGGCGCTGGAGCGAACGGCACCAGCGGCGGCAACAACGCCGCCGGTGGGAACGGAGGATCCGGCGGCAGCGCATCCATCACTCACGTCGCCGCAACGGGCACCGCGACCGGAGGCAACGGTGGGGCGGGCGGTAGTGGTGCCGTGGGTGGCGGGCACGGCGGAATCGGCGGCTCCGCCAGCAGCGCTTCCGCGACCGGGGACGCGATCGGCGGTACCGGGGGCGACGGTGGCCGCGGCTTCGGCATCGGCAAGGGCGGTTTCGGCGGCGGCGGCGGCAGCGCGGGCCTCACCAACGCCGGCGCTGCCGGCAGCGCGACCGGTGGCGAAGGCGGGGCTGGGGGCAACGGCACCATCGGTGGGACGGGCGGGAGCGGCGGTGATGGGTCCACAAATGGAACCGGCTTCGGCATCGGCGGCACCGGTGGCGACGGCGGGGACAGTTTTACCCCCTCGGCCAAGGGCGGCAACGGTGGCAACGGTGGCGATGCCCACGCGCCTGATCCGGACAACGCCACGGTCGGCGCCGGCGGCGTCGGCGGCGCAGGCGGCCCCGAAGGTTCGCCTGGCGCAACCGGGAGCAAGGGAACGGTCTTCTGA
- a CDS encoding acetoacetate decarboxylase family protein: MSTAVRYGPRPPQAQVDHEIDVTKAPIATEAVTVTYLTDPEIVAAVLPKPLEPADEPLVRVQLQRVRIEGRPPFGSAVFSVTARHGERRGDYPLLMPQSTEQSVTGGRETFGEPKKLGRIEVQRDGDRITATVERMGYRLITLKGRVTGPAELPDDRVDTEFYFKFLRSPDGNGITDPHLVYGEYHRHYELLDNIEGTLELGESPLDPVADIVIREIRSITWCRRRTIQVARIAERVPQEWLLPYVHQRYDDPVLSASPTPERARV; encoded by the coding sequence TTGAGCACCGCAGTCCGATATGGTCCCCGCCCACCACAGGCGCAAGTCGACCACGAGATCGACGTCACCAAGGCGCCCATCGCCACCGAGGCGGTGACCGTCACCTATCTGACCGATCCGGAGATTGTCGCGGCCGTGCTGCCCAAGCCGCTGGAGCCGGCGGATGAACCGTTGGTGCGGGTCCAGCTTCAGCGGGTCCGGATAGAGGGCAGGCCGCCGTTCGGGTCGGCGGTGTTTTCGGTGACCGCCCGCCATGGCGAGCGCCGCGGCGACTACCCCCTGTTGATGCCCCAGTCGACCGAGCAATCGGTCACGGGCGGGCGCGAAACATTCGGCGAGCCCAAGAAACTGGGCCGCATCGAGGTGCAGCGCGACGGGGACCGCATCACCGCAACCGTGGAGCGGATGGGGTATCGGCTCATCACGCTCAAAGGCCGGGTCACCGGCCCGGCGGAATTGCCCGACGACCGGGTCGACACCGAGTTCTACTTCAAATTCCTGCGTTCCCCGGACGGCAACGGCATCACCGACCCGCACCTGGTCTACGGCGAATACCACCGCCACTACGAGCTGCTGGACAACATCGAGGGCACCCTCGAGTTGGGTGAGTCGCCGCTGGACCCGGTGGCCGACATCGTGATCCGCGAGATCAGGTCGATCACCTGGTGCCGCCGGCGCACCATCCAGGTGGCCAGGATCGCCGAGCGGGTGCCACAGGAATGGCTGCTGCCCTACGTACACCAGCGCTACGACGATCCGGTCCTGTCGGCGTCCCCGACCCCCGAGCGGGCACGGGTGTAA
- a CDS encoding SDR family NAD(P)-dependent oxidoreductase, which yields MRDLQGKVAVVTGGAGGIGRAMGRRFGQEGMKVVLADVLAEPLGAATRELADAGIEVAGVVTDVTDYSSVESLARQTLRQFGAVHVVCNNAGTGGVSEGYMWEHDLADWRWGIDVNVLGVIHGIKAFVPILLEQGEGHVVNTCSGNGGFAPIARGALGGPANAVYPMTKAAVLCLTESLYTHLEMTGTRVRAHVLFPSGFLNTGIWESWRHRPERYAATQQRRTPEPTLAAVVGRFEAGGRRVEFTPLETVADQLVEGIRADRFWVMGPPTSADEVVSRKAASIVARSNPDYLVDVLSRHAGQEQETEGAQR from the coding sequence ATGAGGGACCTTCAGGGCAAGGTGGCGGTCGTCACCGGCGGAGCGGGAGGCATCGGCCGGGCCATGGGCAGGCGTTTCGGCCAGGAGGGCATGAAGGTGGTGCTGGCCGACGTCCTCGCCGAGCCGCTCGGTGCGGCGACCCGCGAACTCGCGGACGCGGGCATAGAGGTGGCCGGGGTCGTCACCGACGTTACCGACTATTCCTCGGTCGAGTCACTGGCCAGGCAGACGCTCCGCCAATTCGGCGCGGTGCACGTGGTGTGCAACAACGCCGGCACCGGCGGGGTCTCCGAGGGCTACATGTGGGAACACGACCTAGCCGACTGGCGCTGGGGGATCGACGTCAATGTGCTGGGCGTCATCCACGGCATCAAGGCCTTCGTACCGATCCTGCTCGAGCAGGGCGAGGGACACGTGGTCAACACCTGTTCGGGCAACGGCGGGTTCGCGCCGATCGCCCGGGGCGCCCTGGGCGGCCCGGCCAATGCCGTCTACCCGATGACCAAAGCCGCGGTGCTCTGCCTGACCGAGAGCCTCTACACACACCTGGAGATGACCGGCACGCGGGTGCGGGCGCATGTCCTCTTTCCCAGCGGTTTCTTGAATACCGGGATCTGGGAGTCCTGGCGGCACCGGCCGGAGCGCTACGCCGCGACCCAGCAGCGCCGGACACCCGAGCCGACGCTGGCGGCGGTGGTGGGTCGCTTCGAAGCTGGCGGCCGCCGCGTCGAGTTCACTCCGCTCGAGACAGTCGCGGACCAACTGGTTGAGGGGATCAGGGCGGACCGCTTCTGGGTGATGGGTCCGCCCACATCCGCCGACGAGGTCGTGAGCCGCAAAGCGGCGTCGATCGTCGCCCGCAGCAACCCCGACTACCTGGTCGACGTCCTCAGCCGGCACGCCGGGCAGGAACAAGAAACCGAAGGAGCGCAGCGTTGA
- the fni gene encoding type 2 isopentenyl-diphosphate Delta-isomerase, translating into MGRRKRRHIDVCLNGDVNFAGVTTGLERYRLPFNALTQTSLHDIDMSVDFFGASLRAPILIGAMTGGAELSATINRNLATAAQRLGLGMMLGSQRIMLDRSRGERAAASFEVRDMAPDVLLIGNIGLAQLTKAAMPDISNALDRVGANALAVHANSLQEAIQGNGDTDFTGSLHRLCDVAGALDCPLLLKEVGHGIGARAVALLAQLPGGLPVSGIDVAGAGGTSWSRVEQLVRYGELRYPDLADWGIPTAQAIVEVRQALPTIPLVGSGGIRTGMDAAKAIALGADVVALARPLLAPAIESADAVEDRLQRFIEELRICLHCCGATDLNALRAVGVIPTR; encoded by the coding sequence ATGGGGCGTCGCAAACGGCGCCACATCGATGTCTGCCTCAACGGCGACGTCAACTTTGCCGGCGTAACAACCGGGCTGGAGCGTTATCGCTTGCCGTTCAACGCCCTGACCCAAACCAGCCTTCACGACATTGACATGTCCGTCGACTTCTTCGGCGCAAGCCTGCGTGCGCCGATCCTGATCGGTGCGATGACCGGCGGCGCCGAACTGTCGGCGACAATCAACCGCAATTTGGCGACCGCCGCGCAGCGGCTTGGTCTGGGGATGATGCTCGGATCGCAGCGGATCATGCTGGACAGATCACGGGGGGAGCGGGCCGCGGCCAGTTTCGAAGTGCGTGACATGGCCCCGGACGTGCTGCTGATCGGCAACATCGGCCTGGCGCAGCTGACGAAAGCCGCCATGCCCGACATCAGCAACGCGCTGGACCGGGTGGGAGCCAATGCCCTTGCGGTGCACGCTAACTCGTTACAAGAGGCCATTCAGGGCAACGGGGACACCGACTTCACCGGATCGCTGCACCGGCTGTGTGATGTCGCCGGCGCGCTGGATTGCCCGTTGCTGCTCAAGGAAGTGGGCCACGGTATCGGCGCCCGGGCGGTCGCGCTGTTGGCCCAGCTGCCCGGCGGTTTACCGGTGTCGGGTATCGACGTGGCCGGCGCCGGGGGCACCTCGTGGTCGAGAGTCGAGCAGCTGGTTCGCTACGGTGAACTGCGCTACCCGGACTTGGCCGACTGGGGCATACCGACGGCCCAGGCGATCGTCGAGGTGCGCCAAGCGCTACCGACGATTCCGCTGGTCGGCTCCGGCGGTATCCGCACCGGGATGGACGCGGCCAAAGCGATCGCCCTGGGTGCGGACGTGGTTGCGCTGGCTCGTCCGCTGCTGGCCCCCGCGATTGAGTCCGCGGACGCCGTCGAAGATCGGCTGCAACGGTTCATCGAGGAGCTTCGCATCTGCCTGCACTGCTGTGGCGCAACGGATCTCAATGCGCTGCGCGCCGTCGGCGTGATCCCGACCCGGTAG
- a CDS encoding class-II fumarase/aspartase family protein, with protein MVPSAALCALDSAVLGGLHTTDELRAILGERGLLARFLQVEAELAAAQADLDMIPAEVAPALRAVTPDHLDIARLAARTQAAGYPIVGLVEQLAAIVPDGLGQYAHWGATTQDIMDTAAVLQIVAALDVIERDLLHTLAALTTLETQHGSELMVGRSQLQHALPITFGYRVACWTAPLLRHLDRLAELRPRVAVVQLGGAVGSLASMAPHGLDIRRELARRLGLAAPSISWHATRDRFVEVVAWAAQVAASLGKIGLDIVVGSQTELAELSEPSAPGRGVSSTMPQKRNPIGSQQLIRAARLTRSYLDLALDGAVADCERATAVWSLEWHTVAPALAVCGGAVRTAADVLAGLHVDSAAMAANLDRTHGMIMAESVMMRLAPVLGRQAAHDQLETLVTASLESGESFATLVARRDPKLADAVTPAAYLGHVDEQTVAVMSEAAARVGGQTSRQGTAT; from the coding sequence ATGGTTCCATCAGCGGCGCTGTGTGCGCTGGACAGCGCAGTGCTCGGCGGCTTGCATACCACCGACGAGCTGCGAGCGATCCTCGGCGAGCGAGGGTTGCTGGCCCGCTTCCTGCAGGTCGAGGCGGAGCTCGCGGCGGCACAAGCCGACCTGGACATGATCCCGGCCGAGGTCGCACCGGCGTTGCGCGCCGTTACGCCCGACCACCTCGACATCGCGCGCCTCGCCGCCCGCACGCAGGCGGCCGGGTATCCGATCGTCGGCCTCGTCGAACAACTTGCCGCGATAGTGCCCGACGGTCTCGGCCAGTACGCCCACTGGGGGGCCACCACCCAAGACATCATGGACACGGCTGCGGTCCTGCAGATCGTCGCGGCACTTGACGTCATCGAGCGGGATCTCCTGCACACGTTGGCCGCGCTGACGACTCTGGAAACCCAGCATGGCAGCGAGCTGATGGTCGGTCGCAGCCAACTGCAGCACGCCCTGCCGATCACCTTCGGATACCGCGTGGCGTGCTGGACCGCGCCGCTGCTGCGCCATCTGGACCGGCTCGCCGAGCTGCGGCCCCGGGTCGCGGTGGTTCAACTCGGCGGTGCCGTCGGCAGTCTCGCCTCCATGGCGCCGCACGGTCTGGATATTCGTCGCGAGCTAGCCCGTCGTCTCGGCTTGGCAGCACCGTCAATCAGCTGGCACGCCACCCGTGATCGCTTCGTCGAGGTCGTCGCCTGGGCCGCACAGGTGGCGGCCTCGCTGGGCAAGATCGGGCTCGACATCGTCGTGGGTTCCCAGACCGAGCTCGCCGAGCTGAGCGAGCCCAGCGCACCCGGCCGCGGCGTCAGCAGCACCATGCCACAGAAACGCAATCCCATCGGCTCACAACAGCTCATCCGAGCCGCGCGGCTGACCCGCTCCTACCTGGACCTTGCACTCGACGGCGCCGTGGCCGACTGTGAACGGGCCACGGCCGTGTGGTCGCTCGAGTGGCACACGGTGGCCCCAGCGCTGGCCGTCTGCGGCGGCGCCGTTCGCACCGCGGCCGACGTGCTCGCCGGGCTGCACGTGGACTCCGCGGCAATGGCGGCCAATCTCGACCGGACCCACGGGATGATCATGGCCGAATCGGTGATGATGCGGTTGGCGCCGGTCCTCGGCCGCCAGGCCGCCCACGACCAGTTGGAAACGCTGGTCACCGCCTCCCTCGAGAGTGGCGAGTCGTTCGCCACCCTTGTTGCGCGCCGCGACCCGAAGCTGGCCGACGCCGTAACGCCGGCCGCATATCTCGGGCACGTCGACGAACAAACCGTCGCCGTCATGTCCGAGGCGGCCGCGCGAGTAGGCGGACAGACATCGAGGCAGGGCACCGCGACATGA